The following are from one region of the Paraglaciecola sp. L1A13 genome:
- a CDS encoding SDR family NAD(P)-dependent oxidoreductase: MTKLTGKNVLITAGAQGIGEAITKHLIDSGANVAIHYFSSADTANELVEYAVSKGQKAVAISADLTNETEANAMVEQTVDALGSLHILINNAGSLVARRLLNEMDAQFWHKVMDINLTSMMFVTRAAAPYLGKHESSSIVNLASLAGRKGGHPGSLAYSTSKGAILTLTRALSAELGPQGTRVNAVAPGLILGTSFHNTHTTKASADQTIAGIPIARAGNADDVARAVVYLASEFDGFISGATLDINGGVYNM; this comes from the coding sequence ATGACAAAGTTAACCGGCAAAAACGTGCTTATCACCGCAGGCGCCCAAGGCATTGGCGAAGCAATTACCAAACATTTAATTGATAGCGGCGCTAACGTTGCTATCCACTATTTCTCAAGTGCCGACACAGCGAACGAATTGGTCGAATACGCAGTCAGCAAAGGCCAAAAAGCGGTCGCGATAAGTGCTGACTTAACCAACGAGACTGAAGCAAATGCGATGGTCGAACAAACCGTAGATGCCCTTGGAAGTTTGCACATACTGATCAACAACGCAGGCTCACTTGTCGCAAGACGATTACTTAACGAAATGGATGCCCAGTTCTGGCACAAGGTCATGGACATTAACCTTACCTCTATGATGTTTGTGACACGTGCCGCAGCACCTTATTTAGGCAAACATGAAAGCAGCAGCATTGTGAATCTAGCATCACTCGCTGGTCGTAAAGGCGGTCACCCAGGGTCATTAGCCTATTCCACTAGCAAAGGCGCCATTCTCACGCTAACGCGTGCGCTATCTGCTGAACTAGGACCACAAGGTACTCGGGTCAACGCTGTCGCACCAGGGCTTATTCTAGGCACCTCGTTTCATAATACTCACACAACTAAAGCCTCTGCGGACCAAACAATTGCAGGTATTCCTATTGCACGAGCAGGCAACGCGGATGATGTAGCACGAGCGGTGGTCTATTTGGCATCTGAATTTGACGGCTTTATCAGCGGCGCTACGCTCGATATAAATGGCGGCGTATACAACATGTAG
- a CDS encoding Nramp family divalent metal transporter translates to MSALIRAILSFGPAFLAIGYTIGTGSVTAMIVAGSTFGMQLLWVLLLSCLFSGVLIYAYGNFALVTGETALYSFKKHLKFGKVIAILIIIGVSFGQWNSLTGILGISSNILFEMIAMYFPAVIPHKYGVVVTIAVLVISIMYAILLIGKYSLFEKILVIFVSCMGLSFIMSLFVVHPMPVEVMRGLIPVIPDVVGGKMMVAAFVGTTMASATFLSRPLFIQGKGWGIADRAQQKKDAIVAAVLVFVISGSVMAVAAGALFHEGKPVTDVLDMVNALEPIAGKGALTVFFFGTLAAGLSSVFPCMLIAPLLIEDYRSGKLDTQSKQFRIITGIAALFALTIPVFGFNPVKGQLLTQVFNVFVLPLVILGIILMVNKKKLMAEYAAGYLLNIVLGLAFMFSILISFNGILGLLE, encoded by the coding sequence GTGTCAGCATTAATTAGAGCTATTTTGAGTTTTGGTCCAGCGTTTTTAGCCATTGGCTACACCATAGGCACTGGCAGTGTGACGGCCATGATTGTCGCAGGTAGCACCTTTGGCATGCAGTTGTTGTGGGTTTTGCTATTAAGCTGCTTGTTTTCGGGGGTCCTTATTTACGCCTATGGTAATTTTGCGTTAGTTACGGGAGAAACAGCGCTTTATAGTTTTAAAAAACATCTTAAATTCGGTAAGGTGATTGCTATCCTTATCATCATAGGTGTGTCCTTCGGCCAATGGAATTCACTGACTGGCATACTAGGGATTTCCTCCAATATTTTATTTGAAATGATCGCCATGTACTTCCCTGCTGTGATCCCACATAAATATGGTGTGGTAGTAACAATAGCCGTGCTAGTGATCAGCATCATGTACGCAATATTGCTAATCGGAAAGTACTCATTATTTGAAAAAATTCTCGTGATCTTTGTGTCCTGCATGGGGCTATCCTTCATAATGTCACTGTTTGTTGTGCACCCAATGCCCGTTGAAGTCATGCGCGGACTTATACCCGTTATACCCGATGTAGTGGGTGGTAAAATGATGGTAGCAGCTTTTGTTGGCACAACCATGGCCTCAGCTACTTTTCTGTCTAGACCTTTGTTTATTCAAGGCAAGGGCTGGGGCATTGCTGACAGAGCGCAACAAAAGAAAGATGCGATTGTTGCCGCTGTGCTGGTGTTTGTTATTAGTGGTTCTGTTATGGCTGTAGCCGCAGGTGCTTTGTTTCATGAAGGAAAACCAGTTACTGACGTATTAGATATGGTCAATGCCCTTGAACCCATAGCCGGTAAAGGTGCACTAACGGTATTCTTTTTCGGTACGCTTGCCGCTGGTTTGTCTTCCGTGTTCCCGTGTATGTTAATAGCCCCGCTGTTAATAGAGGATTACCGCTCGGGCAAATTGGATACCCAATCTAAACAGTTTCGTATCATCACAGGTATAGCAGCGTTATTTGCTCTAACTATTCCGGTATTTGGTTTTAACCCCGTTAAAGGACAGTTATTAACCCAAGTCTTTAATGTATTTGTTTTGCCGTTAGTTATTTTGGGGATAATTCTAATGGTCAATAAAAAGAAACTGATGGCCGAATATGCCGCAGGTTATCTACTCAATATTGTATTAGGTTTAGCGTTTATGTTTTCTATTTTGATTTCGTTTAACGGTATTCTTGGTCTACTAGAGTAA
- a CDS encoding class I mannose-6-phosphate isomerase: protein MNQIIKFTANRVWRTYQGGKLLDTIEGKETPEDSSFPEDWIGSTVQARNVGREHVTEGLAMVKDDDGQSVPFRDLLKRDQQYFLGNANGSPRSLDDIPLVKYLDSATRLHFQAHPTRAFAQERLGLPRGKTEAYVILETRDDVSDPYIYAGFQRPPSREQLKEWIETQDIESIESCFDRIPVKPGDVFLLPGGRPHALGEGILMLEIMEPSDLAVRFEFERCGYVIPEQARFMDRGIEMALDVFNFEPIPADKVDAEFRCPPKVLTTDEQGNCLEELIGADKTSCFTVKRASVNGSFVRNEEAFFYGVVTEGSGTLRIGDEVTQLNRWERFFCPAGVSNFQYESQSGMSILECYPGNT from the coding sequence ATGAATCAAATTATTAAGTTTACTGCTAATCGTGTATGGCGAACGTATCAAGGCGGTAAGCTGCTCGATACGATTGAAGGTAAAGAGACACCTGAAGATTCGAGCTTCCCTGAAGATTGGATTGGCTCAACAGTTCAAGCGCGTAATGTTGGTCGCGAGCATGTGACGGAAGGTTTAGCGATGGTTAAAGACGACGACGGGCAGTCAGTGCCGTTTCGTGATTTACTTAAACGTGATCAGCAGTATTTCTTGGGAAATGCTAATGGCTCGCCACGCTCGTTGGACGATATTCCGCTGGTTAAATATTTAGATAGCGCTACGCGTTTACACTTTCAAGCCCATCCTACTCGGGCTTTTGCTCAAGAGCGACTTGGGTTACCCCGGGGTAAAACCGAAGCCTATGTTATTTTGGAAACGCGAGACGACGTGAGCGACCCTTACATTTACGCTGGTTTTCAGCGTCCGCCTAGTCGTGAGCAATTAAAAGAATGGATTGAAACGCAGGATATCGAATCGATAGAAAGTTGTTTTGACCGCATACCTGTTAAGCCTGGCGACGTGTTTCTGCTGCCAGGAGGTCGTCCACACGCTCTAGGTGAAGGCATACTCATGCTGGAAATTATGGAGCCGTCGGATTTGGCTGTGAGGTTTGAATTTGAGCGCTGCGGATATGTGATCCCCGAGCAGGCAAGATTCATGGACAGAGGGATTGAAATGGCGTTAGATGTATTTAATTTTGAGCCGATTCCTGCAGATAAAGTAGATGCTGAATTTCGTTGCCCCCCTAAAGTTCTTACTACTGATGAGCAAGGTAACTGCCTTGAAGAGCTTATCGGGGCGGACAAAACAAGCTGTTTTACGGTCAAGCGAGCTTCGGTCAATGGCAGCTTTGTGCGCAATGAAGAGGCTTTTTTCTATGGTGTCGTGACAGAGGGTTCTGGTACGCTTCGAATTGGCGATGAAGTGACACAACTGAACCGTTGGGAGCGTTTTTTCTGTCCTGCTGGGGTTAGCAATTTTCAGTATGAATCACAATCGGGCATGTCTATCTTAGAATGTTATCCCGGTAATACTTAA
- a CDS encoding RbsD/FucU domain-containing protein has product MLKTAVIHPTIMEALARSGHFAQVVIADGNLPVGAMTGPNSTTVHLNFRPGLLDALTVLDGILEVCPVQGAIVMEKPVEANAEIHDAYKAILGDVTWEAMERWAFYDKIREPATTLIIQTGEQRRFANIILTVGVVKMAEESGF; this is encoded by the coding sequence ATGCTTAAAACAGCGGTAATTCACCCGACCATTATGGAAGCCCTCGCCCGCTCTGGGCATTTTGCCCAAGTTGTCATTGCAGACGGCAACTTGCCGGTAGGTGCTATGACAGGTCCGAACTCAACGACGGTGCACCTTAACTTTCGTCCCGGTTTGTTAGATGCTTTAACAGTGCTCGATGGCATACTTGAAGTTTGTCCGGTTCAAGGCGCAATTGTGATGGAGAAGCCCGTTGAAGCGAATGCGGAAATTCACGACGCCTACAAAGCCATACTCGGGGATGTTACGTGGGAAGCGATGGAGCGCTGGGCGTTCTACGACAAAATTCGAGAGCCAGCTACGACTTTGATTATACAAACGGGTGAACAGCGCCGCTTTGCCAATATTATCCTCACTGTCGGGGTGGTAAAAATGGCAGAAGAAAGTGGCTTTTAA
- a CDS encoding Nramp family divalent metal transporter encodes MNNIKTFFKSLLPGIFLFGFTVGTGSVTAMAKAGADYGMSLLWTIFISCAITYFLIHLFGKFTLVTGLTALQSFKRHIHPAVSIFFIVALTTQICGSVIGVMGILADVCFEWSKNFIDGGISPIYFALFFIAFVYMIFLVGRTEVFEKVLAIFVGIMALCFLINFIILMPPAIDILKGMVPNVPDTGADKNSFLVIASMVGTTVFSGLFILRTILVKEAGWTMADLKTQNRDALFSAFLMFIVSTSIMAAAAGSLYIKGITLVNVTQMINLLEPLAGSAAVAIFTIGLIAAGVSSQFPNVALLPWLLDDFHERKPNLKRPSYRIMALVISLLGLIVPIFNAKPIAVMVSSQAFGALVLPATVGCIVYIGNKKSLMGEHKFSTITNVILSMIFVFALVMSYMSYHGILSTLQAL; translated from the coding sequence ATGAATAATATAAAAACGTTTTTTAAATCGTTACTACCCGGAATATTCTTGTTTGGATTTACCGTCGGCACGGGCAGTGTCACTGCGATGGCAAAAGCTGGCGCAGATTACGGCATGTCCTTGCTTTGGACCATTTTTATCTCCTGTGCTATTACCTATTTTTTAATTCATTTATTTGGCAAGTTTACCTTGGTCACGGGTTTGACGGCGCTGCAATCATTTAAACGGCATATTCACCCAGCGGTGAGCATATTTTTTATTGTCGCGCTTACCACCCAGATATGCGGAAGTGTTATTGGCGTGATGGGCATTTTAGCGGACGTCTGTTTCGAGTGGTCGAAGAATTTTATTGATGGTGGCATATCCCCGATCTATTTTGCCCTCTTTTTCATCGCCTTTGTCTATATGATTTTTTTAGTTGGAAGAACGGAAGTATTTGAAAAAGTATTAGCCATTTTTGTTGGCATTATGGCCCTATGCTTTTTAATTAATTTTATTATTTTAATGCCCCCCGCTATAGACATCTTAAAAGGCATGGTTCCCAATGTGCCCGATACTGGGGCAGATAAAAACTCATTTCTAGTGATAGCGTCTATGGTGGGAACCACAGTTTTTTCTGGGTTGTTTATATTACGCACCATTCTTGTTAAAGAAGCCGGTTGGACTATGGCCGACTTGAAGACCCAAAATAGAGATGCGCTGTTTTCGGCATTTTTGATGTTCATTGTTAGTACCTCAATAATGGCCGCTGCAGCTGGCTCCTTATATATTAAGGGGATTACATTGGTAAACGTAACCCAAATGATTAACCTGCTGGAACCGCTAGCGGGCTCTGCTGCCGTGGCTATTTTTACTATCGGACTGATAGCTGCTGGTGTGTCGTCGCAGTTCCCTAATGTGGCATTGCTACCTTGGTTACTGGACGACTTTCATGAACGTAAGCCAAACCTTAAGAGACCAAGCTATCGAATTATGGCGTTAGTCATCTCCTTGTTAGGATTAATCGTACCTATATTTAACGCTAAGCCTATTGCAGTCATGGTCAGCTCGCAGGCATTTGGGGCATTAGTGTTACCTGCGACGGTTGGGTGTATCGTCTACATAGGCAATAAAAAGAGCCTAATGGGAGAGCACAAGTTTTCAACGATAACTAACGTTATATTATCGATGATTTTTGTCTTCGCTTTGGTCATGAGTTATATGAGCTACCATGGCATCCTCTCTACTTTGCAGGCGCTATAA
- a CDS encoding polysaccharide lyase 6 family protein gives MSKVSKIPFFPFVLLLTLVSFSQVSNAVLVKNIKQFNEAVASVKPGDEVVLANGTWKDVELVFQAKGLPKKLIELKAQTPGKVIITGKSNLAFSGEYLVISGLVFKDGYTPTGEVISFRTSDEDLANHSRVTNVVIDNFSTTDRQMSDLWVAMYGKNNRFDHNSLVNKRNRGVTLAVRMNSEGSRKNNHLIEYNYFGPRQVLGANGGETLRIGTSHFSREYSNTTAQYNYFDRTNGEHEIISNKSSGNSLINNVFFETQGTLTMRHGHFTTVEGNYFLGNRKPNTGGIRIINESQSVSNNYMYGLTGQRLRGALVIMNGVPNSTPNRYDPVIDSAMNNNIVIDSDHIELGAGADEERSAPPTTSEFTGNIILGKTNLTPFTLYDDMSGIKFEANYLNEEASTPIKSGFASTPYSVTTNKYGLKAPDKALLEKIGFGEVKLPVTKTEVGASFYPKNEIDVVFKSGEKIAVKPGTNTLLTALEGSKSGDILVLENGGEYLLTKFAEVHHPITIMAQKGKKPVIRSQKPNFINIENGGALEVENLWFDGAQSPDYKGNTIISTSSNSMNINYTLSVRNVKVTDLDVNGYFYFFKANAGTFADSIEIIDSEFSNITGAILQLNREVDDLGVYSVENLVISGNTFTDIKEEVATVYRGGTDESTFGPVVTVTDNTLTNVGKGPTHRSGASMYFHGVQKLNISNTTWNNSAPLELFLTNGEPITVIENVEMKDTGKIRANNGEYKTSDVTYD, from the coding sequence ATGTCAAAAGTATCTAAAATACCCTTCTTTCCCTTCGTATTACTACTTACGCTCGTATCTTTTTCGCAAGTGAGTAACGCGGTGCTTGTCAAAAATATCAAGCAGTTCAATGAAGCCGTAGCATCAGTGAAACCTGGGGATGAAGTTGTTCTGGCAAACGGAACGTGGAAAGACGTAGAGTTAGTTTTTCAAGCGAAAGGCTTACCAAAAAAACTCATCGAACTAAAAGCACAAACCCCGGGTAAGGTCATTATCACAGGGAAGTCCAATTTGGCATTTTCTGGCGAATATCTGGTTATTTCAGGCCTAGTGTTTAAAGATGGATATACGCCAACTGGCGAAGTGATTTCTTTTAGAACATCCGACGAAGACTTGGCTAACCACTCTCGAGTGACGAATGTTGTTATCGATAACTTCAGTACCACTGATCGCCAAATGTCTGACCTGTGGGTTGCTATGTACGGTAAAAACAATCGCTTTGACCATAACTCCCTAGTCAACAAAAGAAATCGTGGCGTAACCTTAGCGGTACGAATGAATTCTGAAGGTAGTCGTAAGAATAATCACCTTATTGAATATAATTACTTTGGGCCTAGACAAGTACTTGGCGCCAATGGCGGCGAGACGCTTCGCATCGGCACCAGTCATTTTTCTCGAGAGTATTCGAACACCACCGCCCAGTATAACTATTTTGACCGCACCAACGGCGAACATGAAATCATTTCAAACAAGTCGAGCGGCAACTCTTTAATTAACAATGTGTTTTTCGAAACTCAGGGCACACTGACGATGCGCCATGGTCACTTTACCACAGTGGAAGGAAACTACTTTCTGGGTAATCGTAAGCCTAATACTGGCGGTATTCGGATCATTAACGAAAGTCAGTCGGTCAGTAATAACTATATGTACGGGCTGACAGGCCAAAGATTACGAGGTGCTCTGGTTATTATGAACGGAGTTCCTAACTCGACCCCCAATCGCTACGATCCTGTTATCGACTCAGCCATGAACAACAACATTGTAATTGACAGCGATCACATCGAACTTGGCGCTGGCGCAGATGAAGAACGTTCCGCGCCACCAACTACGTCAGAATTCACTGGAAACATCATCTTAGGCAAGACCAATTTAACGCCATTTACACTGTATGACGATATGTCTGGTATCAAATTCGAAGCAAACTATTTAAACGAAGAAGCCAGCACACCGATTAAATCGGGCTTCGCCAGTACACCCTACTCTGTGACCACGAATAAGTATGGCTTAAAGGCGCCTGATAAAGCGTTGTTGGAAAAAATCGGTTTTGGTGAAGTTAAATTACCGGTTACCAAAACAGAGGTAGGCGCAAGCTTTTATCCCAAGAATGAGATTGATGTTGTCTTTAAAAGTGGCGAAAAAATTGCTGTAAAACCTGGCACTAACACCCTGCTGACCGCTTTGGAAGGCAGTAAATCTGGTGACATTTTAGTACTTGAAAATGGTGGCGAATATCTACTGACTAAGTTCGCGGAAGTGCACCACCCCATCACCATCATGGCACAAAAGGGTAAAAAGCCAGTCATCCGCTCGCAAAAGCCTAACTTTATCAACATAGAAAATGGTGGTGCATTAGAAGTAGAGAACCTTTGGTTCGACGGTGCACAATCGCCCGATTACAAAGGCAACACCATCATTAGTACGAGCAGCAACTCAATGAACATCAACTACACCTTATCGGTACGCAACGTTAAAGTGACAGACCTTGATGTGAATGGTTACTTTTATTTCTTTAAGGCTAATGCAGGAACTTTTGCCGATAGCATTGAAATTATAGATTCAGAATTTAGCAATATTACTGGCGCTATTCTGCAATTAAACAGAGAAGTAGATGACCTAGGTGTATATAGCGTTGAAAACCTCGTTATTTCTGGCAATACCTTTACTGACATTAAAGAAGAAGTCGCAACAGTATATAGAGGCGGAACAGATGAAAGCACCTTTGGTCCGGTAGTCACCGTAACAGATAATACTTTGACTAACGTAGGCAAAGGACCAACCCATAGATCTGGTGCATCCATGTATTTTCATGGGGTTCAAAAGTTGAATATTTCAAATACGACTTGGAATAACAGTGCTCCACTTGAGCTTTTCTTAACCAATGGCGAACCTATCACTGTTATTGAGAATGTTGAGATGAAAGACACTGGTAAGATCCGCGCAAACAATGGCGAATATAAAACCTCAGATGTGACTTACGATTAG
- a CDS encoding polysaccharide lyase family 7 protein, translating to MTNINAKMSASIICLFLAGCGSETASVPPQKDKSNAAELLPASKFDLTHWYLTVPLDENNDQVSDIYDVPDIQTFSDPNFFYLDEDNHMVFASPNRAATERTSTNTRSELRYMIRGNNLSIPEGAPGNNFALASNKSAEQYAAVGGKLEASLHVDHVAQNAGYPNKPPAYSVVVGQVHSFQLDDALQVPGLGWGNEPLKISYKKWPNHEKGSVFWTYERNLATDDPDRIDIAYKVWGSNWDDATDPGDDGIALGEEFSYTVNIYQNVMHLVFTSAKHGTVHHQINLADNTDANGEVDIADYPYAYKDETLYFKAGAYNQCSTKANDPSFRYPACPGSGDWETDVENGDYTKVTFSKLAVSPATPM from the coding sequence ATGACCAATATAAACGCTAAAATGTCAGCTTCAATTATATGCCTCTTTTTAGCTGGCTGTGGTAGTGAAACCGCTTCTGTCCCGCCTCAAAAAGATAAATCAAATGCTGCAGAACTGCTGCCAGCAAGCAAATTTGACTTAACCCATTGGTATCTGACTGTTCCGCTAGATGAAAACAATGACCAAGTGTCAGACATATATGATGTGCCAGATATACAAACCTTTTCCGATCCCAACTTTTTCTATCTCGATGAAGATAACCATATGGTGTTTGCCAGCCCAAATCGGGCAGCAACAGAGCGCACGTCTACCAACACCCGCAGCGAACTACGCTATATGATCCGTGGTAATAACCTATCTATTCCCGAAGGCGCACCAGGCAACAACTTTGCGTTAGCGTCTAACAAATCTGCTGAGCAGTACGCAGCGGTAGGGGGGAAATTAGAAGCCTCTTTACACGTTGATCACGTAGCGCAAAACGCTGGATATCCTAATAAGCCACCCGCGTATTCTGTTGTAGTCGGTCAAGTTCACTCTTTTCAACTTGATGACGCCCTGCAAGTTCCAGGACTGGGATGGGGTAATGAACCGTTAAAAATATCTTATAAAAAATGGCCAAACCATGAAAAAGGTTCTGTTTTTTGGACTTATGAGAGAAACCTCGCCACAGACGATCCAGATAGAATCGATATCGCCTATAAAGTGTGGGGCAGTAATTGGGATGATGCAACTGATCCTGGTGATGATGGGATTGCACTTGGGGAGGAGTTTAGCTACACGGTGAATATATACCAAAATGTTATGCATCTGGTCTTTACCAGTGCGAAACATGGCACGGTTCATCATCAGATCAACCTAGCCGACAATACCGATGCCAATGGCGAGGTAGATATAGCTGATTACCCTTATGCATACAAAGACGAGACACTGTACTTCAAAGCAGGTGCTTACAACCAATGCAGCACCAAGGCTAATGATCCGAGCTTTCGCTACCCTGCTTGCCCTGGCTCTGGCGACTGGGAAACAGATGTAGAAAATGGCGACTACACAAAAGTGACATTTTCAAAGTTAGCGGTTAGCCCAGCAACACCAATGTAA
- a CDS encoding polysaccharide lyase family 7 protein yields the protein MNLKKILFPCSAIAICVFALSGCNATDNTNEKQPMVPADKFDLTHWKMTIPTDSNNDGKVDGISVKQIQTYQHPDYFYLDAQGNMVFATPNKAFTTPNSSNTRSELHQVVGDINSRGDGFANNFSLAANKRADQYGQTGGNLQATLHVNHVAKRATYPNKPPAYSVVVGQIHATKDKTLVAEGEGYGYGNEPLKIYFKKWPDHEYGSVFWNYERNLAKENPDRQDISYSVWGTPWDESADPGEQGIALDETFSYEVNVYQNTMYLTFTSARHGTKNYAINLANNVDANGKVDKLDHPNGYAGDANFFKAGAYDQCSIKDDPGMWYPACLGIGDWETDKKNGDYTQVSFSRLVTGPAKKPSN from the coding sequence ATGAATTTAAAAAAAATACTATTCCCTTGCAGTGCCATTGCAATATGCGTTTTTGCCTTATCAGGATGTAATGCAACTGATAATACCAATGAAAAACAACCTATGGTGCCAGCAGATAAATTTGATTTAACCCATTGGAAAATGACCATCCCTACCGACAGCAACAATGATGGTAAAGTCGATGGTATCAGTGTTAAGCAAATACAAACTTATCAACACCCTGATTATTTCTATTTAGATGCGCAAGGTAATATGGTGTTTGCTACACCTAATAAAGCGTTCACTACCCCCAACTCATCTAATACCCGTAGTGAATTACACCAAGTCGTAGGTGACATAAATAGTAGAGGTGATGGTTTTGCGAATAACTTCTCATTAGCAGCCAATAAACGTGCTGACCAATACGGGCAGACAGGTGGCAATCTACAAGCCACTCTGCATGTTAACCACGTGGCTAAACGTGCTACTTATCCCAATAAACCCCCTGCTTATTCAGTGGTAGTCGGTCAAATTCATGCCACAAAAGATAAAACCTTGGTTGCCGAAGGCGAAGGTTACGGTTATGGCAATGAGCCCTTAAAAATCTATTTCAAAAAATGGCCAGACCATGAATACGGTTCAGTATTTTGGAACTACGAACGAAATCTCGCGAAGGAGAATCCGGATAGACAAGACATTAGCTACTCAGTATGGGGAACGCCATGGGATGAATCAGCTGACCCTGGTGAGCAAGGTATTGCCCTTGACGAAACTTTTAGCTATGAAGTGAATGTTTACCAAAATACTATGTATTTAACGTTCACCAGTGCTCGTCACGGTACAAAAAATTATGCCATCAATCTCGCTAATAACGTCGATGCAAATGGAAAAGTTGATAAACTCGATCACCCGAATGGATATGCTGGTGATGCTAATTTCTTTAAAGCTGGTGCCTATGATCAATGCAGTATTAAAGATGATCCGGGTATGTGGTATCCCGCATGTTTGGGTATTGGCGATTGGGAAACAGATAAGAAAAATGGCGACTATACACAAGTATCCTTCTCACGTTTAGTCACAGGACCCGCCAAGAAACCTAGCAACTAG
- a CDS encoding gluconokinase encodes MIVIVCGVSGTGKSTIGTLLAEKLALPFYDADDFHPQSNVQKMTSGVPLNDEDRQPWLETLSTQLASWESQGGAILACSALKEAYRATLASKCANNIEWIILNGSKALLTERLASRKGHFFEPRLLESQLSTLELREDDWVVDIKPPPEEIVGAIVQRLQPPNKA; translated from the coding sequence ATGATTGTAATTGTATGCGGAGTATCAGGAACAGGAAAGTCAACAATTGGTACGTTGCTGGCAGAAAAACTGGCATTGCCTTTTTATGATGCCGATGATTTTCATCCCCAATCCAATGTTCAAAAAATGACAAGCGGTGTGCCATTGAATGACGAAGATCGCCAGCCGTGGCTCGAGACGCTTTCAACCCAACTAGCTTCATGGGAAAGCCAAGGTGGGGCGATACTGGCCTGTTCGGCTTTAAAAGAGGCATATCGCGCTACGTTGGCGTCAAAATGTGCAAACAATATTGAATGGATCATTCTTAACGGTTCAAAAGCGTTACTTACCGAGCGATTAGCATCTCGTAAAGGGCACTTTTTCGAGCCGCGATTATTGGAGTCACAACTTAGTACGTTGGAGCTACGTGAGGATGACTGGGTGGTTGATATAAAACCGCCACCAGAGGAAATAGTTGGCGCAATCGTTCAGCGCTTGCAACCACCTAACAAAGCCTAA